A window of Adhaeribacter arboris genomic DNA:
CGTTATATGCCATTTAAAAAAATATAAATCGTGAAGAACCAATATCTACAATTAGTCAATTATACCATCATTGTAATATTGTTTTCTTGCCAATCTAAGTCGATTCCCTCAAAACTTATTCTAAAGAGAGACAACAAGACTTCTCTCTATGCATACTTTGACGAAAAAGGCAACAAAGTTTTGGGCAACTACTTTGCTGCTTATACCGACACCATTACAGAATATGGAATTGTTTCTGACTCTGGCTTCGTTCTAATCGATAAAACAGGGAAACATATCTATAAAATTTACCCATTTGACAATGGTCCTGATTATACTAGTGAAGGGATATATAGAATTATAAAAGAAGGGAAAATTGGGTACGTAGATTCAGTAACCTCAAAAGTTTTAATTGAACCTAAGTTCGGCTGTGCATATCCTTTCGAGAACGGTAAAGCGAAGGTAAGTCTTAATTGTAGAACGGTAAAAGCATTTCCTGGAGATGAGCATTCAACCTGGGAAAGCGAAGAATGGTTTTACGTGGATAAGACAGGTAAAATTGTAGAATAAAAACAGCATATAACACTGTATATGAAAAACCCTTGCTCCGCTGCACGCTTTTCATATACTAACCGTTGTGGTACATTAAAATGACAGAAGAACAAAAATATTTACCTTCCGAAATCATAAATAAGTCAACTTTAAACAGTCACGAATATGGCTGGAAAAGAAAAGATTTTAAAGAAGTTGTAGACTACGCTGTAAAAGCTGGACTTGGAGTAGTAGGTGGACAAGTTCAGTTTATGTTTCCTGATGGAACGTGTGAACTGTACTGGCACAAGTATGATACGAAAGAAAAACTAGCAGGTGAAAGTTGGTTAAGTTACTGTGAAAGAACTAAACAGGAATGTCTTGAGCAGTTTGAAGCTCTACCTAATAACCTAAGGTTAATAGAAGAAGGAATAGAAAAATTTAGGTTCTTAAGAGAGAAATCTGAACAAGGAGTAGAACTTGAAAACTACTTGATATTCATTCTTTACTTTGATAACTCTGAAACAGAGATAGCTAAAAAGGAAAAATAACGATACCACAACAACACCTTTACGGTAGCTACGCCACCGCAAAGCCCAGAACGTTGTGCGGCATTAAAAACAAGAGAAAGTGAATAAAATTTATAATATTTTTCTGGATAACATAAAAATTGGAACAACTCAGTTTGAAAAGGCAGATGCTCCAATGGGAATTGTATTCGGACTTATTGACTTTATAGACTCTAAATTTGGATATGATTTCATTAAAAGTTATTGCCTTAAAAACCAAATTGATATAGTTGCAGATTATCCTGAGAATAAACTGATTTCAACAACTTCGATTAAAGGATTAAAGGTTACAAATACTAATGGTGTTGAAATTAAAGGTTCAGGGAATCAAATAGATGGAATGGATAGCGAAGGATTTGAAATTATAATTGAAGGAATCTCTTATCCATTTTATGGTGAAGAATTTTCTAATCATGTAAAGGAAGAAAAAAACAGGTATAAAAATAAAAAATAACGCACGCACAACAAAAACTAAACGTCAGCCTTCGGCCGACGGCCTCGCCCGTCGTTTAGCAGAGACGTTAAGGCGTAATAGGAAAAATTTGGGCTGGGAAGGAGTGGCTAAACAACTGAAATATAGCCATAAAAGCAAAAAATTAGGAGTTTCAACCCGTCTTTGACAGCTAGGTCAAAGAAGAAAAAACAGGAAAAAAGACCGGATTAAAACCGTTTTTAAAGACCGGATTAAAACCGTTTTTAAGGAAGGTATTTTACCTGTTTTTGGTACTTGTTAAAATAACAATACCTGGTTGAAACGAATAAAAAATGGCTTTTATTGCCTGCTAAAAAAAAGTTTAGCCCCGTTTTTACCTCTTTTGGCCAGCCCTTTATGGGTGTTTTATAAAAATAAAGGAGCGGGTGACTTCTCTTAGCCTCGCCTAAATGAAATCATCCCGCCTTTAGTTTTATTTATTCATTTTTAGGAAAACGTTTGTTTCTCTTTAAAAAGCAGAGAAACCTAAAGAAGGGGAAAGCGGTAAATTTTTCCTACTATAAAGGGTAGTTCTTAAAAAATCAGCTACTTTACCTAAAAAAAGAACTACCCCGCCTAACTACACCTAAAAGACACCAAACCCCAGCCAATTGGACAAGGCGTCTTTTAGCCTTGTTCGTTGTGTGTCATTTTGAAGAATGGAAATAATTCATAAATATCTATCACCTGATGACCTCAATCTCATTCAGAAGTTAGTAGGTGAAAAAATTGACCTTCTATATTGCAAAGAGCTTTATGTAGATGTTAGTTCTACTATCATTGAATCTCACCATTTCTCCTTGAGCTGTAATAAAAGCTACATAAACTTTCAGAATCATGAAAAAGGGAATGAAGATTATAGTTACTATGAATTTAGCATAACTGAATCAGATACTCCATTAAGAATCAAGAGAGAAGAATCTGGGGCAATGCGGGGAGGTTCGCATGTGCGCTTGCCTGCAAGTAGGATAATCAGAATCGACTTGTTTGAGGACAAGGCCGAAGAGGAATGGAATAGTAAAGGAAGAGAGTTAATAACTGTTAAATATGATTCTGCCTTCGTCTTCCACCTATCGAATGGAGCAAAGTTTCTACTTGGAGTTTCAGAATCAATAACTGAGTTCACTCAGTTCATCTGGGATGGACAAGAGTTAATTGATAGGCTAGAAGGCTTAATAAAAAGAAAAGAGTGGAAATAAAACCGTCACACAACAACGTGTAAACGCCAACATCGGCCAATGGCCTCGCCGCCGTTTACACAAGTCCGTTGGGCACAATGTGAAATGATAAAAAAAGCTGAAGAATTTTGTATATTTGGTAGTGAACAAATCAACAGAATATCTTCAGGACTTTGAAGTTGACAAGCTGACAAATTCCCTGGAAAATAGAATAACCAAAGACAGCTTTCCAACAGAGATAACTTTCCTGACTAAGAACGACTTAAAAACCATTACTAAGAAGAATGGCTGGGCTTTCAACTGGAAAGCAGAATTTACTTTAAATGACAGGGAAGTTTACAAACTAACCATTGTAAATAACCCGACCATCATTCAAGGACTGGTAAGCTTGACAATAAAACCCGACCATGTTTTCCTAAACTTACTGGAAAGTGCCCCTTTTAACATCGGACAAAATAAAGTATATGCTGGTGTTCCAGGCAATTTAGTTGCTTTTGCCTGCAAACTTTCCTTCGGAAGAGGCGGAGACGGCTTTGTTTCCTTTCAGGCTAAAACCAAACTTATCGACCATTACGTTAAAACATTAGGAGCCCTGCATGCGGGCGGTCATCTAATGGTAATCGATGCGCTTGCTGCACAGAAATTAATTGACAAATATTTTAAATCTTAAGACTATGGGACTAATAAGAGAACCGGATGATATTAACTTAAATATTCAAAGTAAGCCTTTGACTCGGGAAGAAGAAGAAAGGTTAAGCCA
This region includes:
- a CDS encoding WG repeat-containing protein, giving the protein MKNQYLQLVNYTIIVILFSCQSKSIPSKLILKRDNKTSLYAYFDEKGNKVLGNYFAAYTDTITEYGIVSDSGFVLIDKTGKHIYKIYPFDNGPDYTSEGIYRIIKEGKIGYVDSVTSKVLIEPKFGCAYPFENGKAKVSLNCRTVKAFPGDEHSTWESEEWFYVDKTGKIVE